The Arachis hypogaea cultivar Tifrunner chromosome 16, arahy.Tifrunner.gnm2.J5K5, whole genome shotgun sequence genome contains a region encoding:
- the LOC112758259 gene encoding putative B3 domain-containing protein At5g66980 yields MEHPQPPYHTKTFPAEFFKVYLPQRSSTLLRIPKAFSAKFINANIVRKTALVDHEGNSWDVELKKMEDGLLVLKNGWKEFARDKCLEQADFLVFEYDGNSKFHVKIFSKSGCRKEAAISGKLNPVMISDDEDSDLQNSKRKHERGLKRKLSPITALKLNQKSHSKKGTTVRKSKRVKNGANGSNCESKASGLVKFVPLKDPHFVTPMSHWRMKKMEIPRRVTKELNISLKSGIMLRDENDKLWPVKIVTGDRGRCYFAKGWSSFWKAKSVEEGNLCDFKFVVGKENRAEELLVRVHSH; encoded by the exons ATGGAACATCCACAGCCCCCTTATCATACCAAAACCTTTCCTGCTGAATTCTTCAAAGTTTACTTGCCCCAAAGGAGTTctactctcttg cgCATACCAAAGGCTTTCAGTGCCAAGTTCATCAATGCAAATATAGTAAGAAAGACTGCTCTTGTGGATCATGAAGGAAACTCTTGGGATGTTGAGTTAAAGAAGATGGAGGATGGATTATTGGTCCTCAAGAATGGATGGAAAGAGTTTGCTAGAGACAAGTGTTTGGAACAAGCTGATTTCTTGGTCTTTGAGTATGATGGCAACTCCAAGTTTCATGTGAAGATATTTTCCAAAAGTGGATGCAGAAAAGAAGCTGCAATTAGTGGGAAACTTAACCCCGTTATGATCTCGGATGATGAAGATTCTGATCTTCAGAATAGTAAAAGAAAGCATGAGCGTGGCCTTAAAAGGAAACTTTCACCAATCACGGCACTCAAATTAAACCAGAAATCTCACTCAAAAAAGG GAACTACTGTACGGAAATCCAAAAGAGTTAAGAATGGGGCAAATGGTAGCAACTGTGAGAGCAAGGCATCTGGTCTTGTGAAGTTCGTTCCCCTGAAGGACCCTCATTTTGTGACACCTATGTCACACTGGAGAATGAAGAAAatg GAAATTCCTAGAAGAGTAACAAAGGAATTGAACATCAGCCTAAAATCAGGGATTATGCTGCGAGACGAGAATGACAAGCTATGGCCAGTGAAGATCGTCACCGGGGATCGCGGACGCTGCTATTTCGCAAAAGGGTGGTCTAGTTTCTGGAAGGCTAAAAGTGTTGAAGAGGGCAACCTTTGTGATTTCAAGTTTGTTGTTGGCAAAGAGAATAGAGCTGAGGAACTGCTTGTGAGAGTACACTCACATTAA